The following are encoded in a window of Ricinus communis isolate WT05 ecotype wild-type chromosome 4, ASM1957865v1, whole genome shotgun sequence genomic DNA:
- the LOC8258324 gene encoding uncharacterized protein LOC8258324, with amino-acid sequence MASNPSLHPQIGPDGLAREAPVIAYTEKKIEEEQLQLKRYIEENYSKIRDVERELANLTMEMKLTAGPKKAALEHMRKKIEMSTERIRIARQKEEEARKVC; translated from the exons ATGGCTTCCAATCCTTCTTTACATCCTCAGATAGGACCCGATGGCCTCGCTAGAGAAGCTCCTGTTATTGCCTACACCGAGAag AAAATCGAGGAAGAGCAGCTTCAATTAAAAAG ATATATTGAAGAAAATTACTCAAAAATACGCGATGTGGAGAGAGAGCTAGCAAACCTTACAATGGAAATGAAGCTTACAGCTGGACCTAAAAAAGCAG CACTTGaacatatgagaaagaaaatagaaatgtcAACTGAAAGAATTCGCATTGCCAGgcagaaggaagaagaagcgCGAAAGGTTTgt